A single region of the Acidimicrobiales bacterium genome encodes:
- a CDS encoding HAD family hydrolase, translating to MAPRSGVIFDIDGTLVDTTYLHTAAWRRAFLDHDLDVSTVDIHRRIGMGSGLLLEELTGERRDDLKDSWRKHFEAMKPEIRAFPGAPELLRAVADSGAAVVLASSSEEEDVGDLLDALGVDDVLDVVTSSGDVDEAKPDPEVFEVAMGKAGLDAEHAVVVGDAVWDVEAAKRCGLPCVGVLTGGISEAELREAGAVAVYRTPRDLLDDLEDGPLAPFLGSTTPR from the coding sequence ATGGCTCCTCGCAGCGGTGTGATCTTCGACATCGACGGCACCCTCGTCGACACCACCTACCTCCACACCGCAGCGTGGCGACGGGCATTCCTCGACCACGACCTCGACGTGTCCACGGTCGACATCCACCGCCGCATCGGCATGGGCTCGGGCTTGTTGCTGGAGGAGCTCACAGGCGAAAGGCGCGACGACCTCAAGGACTCCTGGCGCAAGCACTTCGAGGCGATGAAGCCCGAGATCCGTGCCTTTCCCGGCGCGCCGGAACTGCTGCGGGCGGTGGCCGACAGCGGTGCTGCGGTGGTGCTGGCGTCGTCGTCGGAAGAGGAGGACGTGGGCGACCTGCTCGACGCCCTCGGCGTCGACGACGTGCTCGACGTGGTCACCAGCTCGGGCGACGTCGACGAGGCCAAGCCCGACCCCGAGGTGTTCGAAGTGGCCATGGGCAAGGCGGGCCTCGACGCCGAGCACGCCGTCGTGGTGGGTGACGCCGTGTGGGATGTCGAGGCAGCCAAGCGCTGCGGCCTCCCGTGCGTCGGCGTGCTCACCGGTGGCATCAGCGAGGCCGAGCTGCGGGAAGCGGGCGCCGTCGCCGTCTACCGCACCCCGCGTGACTTGCTCGACGACTTGGAGGACGGGCCTTTGGCGCCCTTCCTCGGCTCCACCACGCCGCGGTAG
- a CDS encoding YihY/virulence factor BrkB family protein, translating to MRDLIDRLRDEDVVLSAAGLAFYALVSVAPLVVLSLRLAALVVGDDAVRRTGDELARLAPEKLGIDKMFGAVAQAGTGIGFTAALTALWPASAYGSGLVRAFDRLTGAKRQNKGLRGRLLSLSLLGVLPVLVLVTLGVIAVAPRVLGEGTAAAVVGWVLGVVIAFAMLTGLHALIYRVFAPRPPKGRDLLQGAVLASVGVTVLSLAYAGYLRFGADFGSRYVTSGLAAVVLLAVWLFLANGLLLVGYRGVVEPRKGAKGPSSKSSSKSRGVR from the coding sequence GTGCGCGATCTCATCGACCGGCTGCGAGACGAAGACGTGGTGCTCTCGGCAGCAGGACTGGCCTTCTACGCCCTTGTCTCGGTGGCGCCGCTGGTGGTGCTGTCGTTGCGCCTTGCCGCGCTGGTCGTGGGCGACGACGCCGTGCGGCGCACCGGCGACGAGCTGGCCCGCTTGGCGCCCGAGAAGCTGGGGATCGACAAGATGTTCGGGGCAGTGGCCCAAGCGGGCACCGGCATCGGCTTCACCGCTGCGCTCACCGCACTGTGGCCTGCCTCGGCCTACGGGTCCGGACTGGTGCGGGCCTTTGACCGGCTGACCGGCGCCAAACGCCAGAACAAGGGCTTGCGCGGCCGCCTCCTGTCGTTGTCGCTGCTCGGCGTCCTGCCCGTCCTGGTGCTGGTGACCTTGGGCGTCATCGCCGTCGCCCCGCGCGTGCTGGGCGAAGGGACGGCTGCCGCCGTGGTGGGGTGGGTGCTCGGCGTGGTGATCGCCTTTGCCATGCTGACCGGACTGCACGCCCTCATCTACCGGGTGTTCGCCCCCCGGCCGCCCAAGGGCCGCGACCTGTTGCAAGGGGCAGTGCTGGCGTCGGTCGGCGTGACCGTGCTGTCGCTGGCCTACGCCGGGTACCTGCGCTTCGGCGCCGACTTCGGCAGCCGCTACGTGACCAGTGGCCTGGCCGCCGTGGTGCTGCTGGCCGTGTGGCTCTTCTTGGCCAACGGCCTCCTCCTGGTCGGCTACCGCGGCGTGGTGGAGCCGAGGAAGGGCGCCAAAGGCCCGTCCTCCAAGTCGTCGAGCAAGTCACGCGGGGTGCGGTAG
- a CDS encoding deoxyribonuclease IV yields MLFGAHVKQTGGLEAAVALGEARGLEVIQVFTQSPRRWAPTSRDTEALSAIAARRRRSPVVQAWLCHATYLINLAAPDPQVYGRSRSCLVENLKVATAIGSEGLVLHIGSHVGAGFEARLPAVATALRDALDEVEGCPRILLENAAGAGGTVGRTFDELARVVDALDGDERLGVCLDSQHLWASGIAFGDAEEMNAVVESLDTLVGVERLRCLHVNDSKVPFGSNRDRHANLGDGDMGEAPLRAFLGHPAFEGLPALLEMEGFGGDGADQADMEVARRLHEEGRALYR; encoded by the coding sequence GTGCTCTTCGGCGCCCACGTCAAGCAGACCGGTGGCCTGGAGGCGGCGGTGGCCCTCGGTGAGGCGCGTGGGCTGGAAGTCATCCAGGTCTTCACCCAAAGCCCGCGCCGATGGGCGCCGACCTCACGCGACACCGAGGCTCTGTCCGCCATTGCCGCACGCCGGCGCCGCAGCCCGGTGGTACAGGCGTGGCTGTGCCACGCCACCTACCTGATCAACCTGGCCGCGCCTGACCCGCAGGTCTACGGGCGCTCCCGCAGTTGCCTGGTGGAGAACCTCAAGGTGGCCACGGCCATCGGCTCCGAGGGGCTGGTCCTCCACATCGGCAGCCACGTGGGCGCGGGCTTCGAGGCCCGCCTCCCCGCCGTCGCCACCGCTCTGCGCGATGCCCTCGACGAAGTGGAGGGCTGTCCGCGGATCCTGCTGGAGAACGCGGCCGGGGCGGGGGGCACGGTAGGCCGCACGTTCGACGAGTTGGCGCGGGTGGTCGACGCCCTCGACGGCGACGAACGCCTCGGCGTGTGCCTCGACAGCCAGCACCTGTGGGCGTCGGGCATCGCCTTCGGCGACGCCGAGGAAATGAACGCCGTGGTCGAGTCCCTCGACACGTTGGTCGGCGTGGAGCGGTTGCGGTGCCTGCACGTCAACGATTCCAAGGTGCCGTTCGGCTCCAACCGCGACCGCCACGCCAACCTCGGCGACGGCGACATGGGCGAAGCGCCGCTGCGAGCCTTCCTCGGCCACCCCGCCTTCGAGGGGCTTCCCGCCCTGTTGGAGATGGAGGGGTTCGGCGGCGACGGGGCCGACCAAGCCGACATGGAAGTGGCCCGCCGGCTGCACGAAGAAGGACGGGCGCTTTACCGATAG
- a CDS encoding hemerythrin domain-containing protein — MNALTLLKQDHANVEALFARFEKVGADDVEEKTRVAELVIEHLATHAVIEEQVLYPALRDRLPEDEFTVLEALEEHHAAKMMLKELEKTPATHERFDAKFTVLIENVRHHVQEEEDELFAKARDAFTVQELEEMGDALAQAKEAAPTRPHPFAPDTPPLNIIVGLPVAILDRVITTGKRAVTSVLTRR, encoded by the coding sequence ATGAATGCGCTGACCCTTTTGAAGCAGGACCATGCCAACGTCGAGGCCCTCTTCGCACGATTCGAGAAGGTCGGCGCCGACGACGTCGAGGAAAAGACGCGAGTGGCGGAACTGGTCATCGAGCACCTGGCCACACATGCAGTGATCGAGGAGCAAGTCCTCTACCCCGCCTTGCGTGATCGGCTGCCGGAAGACGAGTTCACCGTCCTCGAAGCGTTGGAAGAGCACCACGCCGCCAAGATGATGCTCAAGGAGCTGGAGAAGACGCCCGCCACCCACGAGCGCTTCGACGCCAAGTTCACCGTGCTCATCGAGAACGTGCGCCACCACGTGCAGGAGGAAGAGGACGAGCTCTTCGCCAAGGCACGCGACGCCTTCACCGTGCAGGAGCTGGAGGAGATGGGCGACGCCTTGGCCCAGGCCAAGGAAGCGGCCCCCACCCGGCCCCATCCGTTCGCCCCCGACACCCCGCCGCTCAACATCATCGTGGGGCTGCCCGTGGCCATCCTCGACCGGGTGATCACCACTGGGAAGCGAGCCGTCACCTCGGTGCTCACCCGGCGCTGA
- a CDS encoding DUF72 domain-containing protein, whose protein sequence is MPVLIGTSGWQYRDWRGTFYPGDLPQANWLEYYAERFQTQEVNNAFYRLPEASTFTAWAERAPDDFVMVVKASRFLTHIKRLKDPEEPVQRFVERASCLGSKLGPVLLQLPPTMKADNERLDAALSLFPSDWRLAVEFRHETWHTAETCDVLRSHGAAWCMADSTKRTVPAWTTAEWGYLRFHDGTGTPRPCYTKGRLDRWVGTLAELFPPEADVFVFFNNDPRGCAVYDARVFAALCAKHGLEPTRVPGEKISVVR, encoded by the coding sequence GTGCCCGTCCTGATCGGGACGTCGGGCTGGCAGTACCGCGACTGGCGCGGCACCTTCTACCCGGGCGACCTGCCGCAGGCCAACTGGCTGGAGTACTACGCCGAGCGGTTCCAGACCCAGGAGGTGAACAACGCGTTCTACCGCTTGCCGGAGGCGTCGACGTTCACCGCCTGGGCGGAACGCGCGCCCGACGACTTCGTCATGGTGGTGAAGGCCAGCCGGTTCCTCACCCACATCAAGCGGCTGAAGGACCCCGAGGAGCCGGTGCAGCGCTTCGTGGAGCGGGCGTCGTGCCTGGGCTCGAAGCTGGGGCCGGTGCTTCTGCAGTTGCCGCCCACGATGAAGGCCGACAACGAACGGCTCGACGCCGCGCTGTCGCTGTTCCCGTCCGACTGGCGGCTGGCCGTCGAGTTCCGGCACGAGACGTGGCACACAGCCGAGACGTGCGATGTGCTGCGCTCGCACGGCGCCGCGTGGTGCATGGCCGACAGCACAAAGCGCACGGTCCCCGCCTGGACGACGGCCGAATGGGGCTACCTGCGCTTCCACGACGGCACCGGCACGCCGCGGCCCTGCTACACCAAGGGCCGGCTCGACCGGTGGGTGGGCACGCTGGCCGAGCTGTTTCCGCCCGAGGCCGACGTGTTCGTGTTCTTCAACAACGACCCCCGCGGGTGCGCCGTCTACGACGCCCGGGTGTTCGCCGCCTTGTGCGCCAAGCACGGCTTGGAGCCGACCCGGGTGCCGGGCGAGAAGATCTCGGTCGTGCGCTGA
- a CDS encoding Fur family transcriptional regulator: MADPERILERIRAAGGRVTGARRQLVTALLEADDHVTAEDLAAAVGEPHLSTVYRTLDALEELGVVDHVHLGHGRAVYHLTEATHQHLVCEACGEVTEVPERLFASVARKLQADYGFRMRPNHFAVLGRCAACQSMPA, from the coding sequence GTGGCTGACCCCGAGCGCATCCTCGAGCGCATCCGTGCTGCGGGCGGACGGGTGACCGGCGCGCGCCGCCAGTTGGTGACCGCCCTGCTGGAGGCCGACGACCACGTCACCGCCGAAGACCTGGCCGCCGCCGTGGGCGAGCCCCACCTGTCGACCGTCTACCGCACGCTCGACGCCCTCGAGGAGTTGGGGGTGGTCGACCACGTGCACCTGGGCCACGGCCGGGCCGTGTACCACCTGACCGAAGCGACGCACCAGCACCTGGTGTGCGAGGCGTGCGGGGAGGTCACCGAGGTGCCGGAGCGCTTGTTCGCCTCAGTGGCCCGCAAGCTGCAGGCCGACTACGGCTTCCGCATGCGGCCCAACCACTTCGCCGTGCTGGGCCGCTGCGCGGCGTGTCAGTCGATGCCGGCGTAG
- a CDS encoding succinate dehydrogenase hydrophobic membrane anchor subunit: MPTVTERPRGGQKLQRRPRQNFETWSWFFMRISGLILIFLSLLHFAITHIINDVVETDAHFVAQRWDNPMWRMFDWVLLTLAMLHGLNGLRWIIDDYVRSPGRRATVKAVLYSVSGALFAYGTFTIVAYAGID, encoded by the coding sequence GTGCCCACCGTCACAGAACGCCCCCGAGGCGGGCAGAAGCTGCAGCGACGGCCCCGTCAGAACTTCGAGACGTGGTCGTGGTTCTTCATGCGGATCTCGGGGCTCATCCTCATCTTCCTGTCGTTGCTCCACTTCGCCATCACCCACATCATCAACGACGTGGTCGAGACCGACGCCCACTTCGTGGCCCAGCGCTGGGACAACCCGATGTGGCGGATGTTCGACTGGGTGCTGCTGACCCTCGCCATGCTCCACGGCCTCAACGGCCTGCGCTGGATCATCGACGACTACGTGCGCTCGCCCGGTCGGCGGGCCACGGTGAAGGCGGTGCTCTACAGCGTGTCGGGCGCCCTGTTCGCCTACGGCACCTTCACCATCGTCGCCTACGCCGGCATCGACTGA
- the sdhC gene encoding succinate dehydrogenase, cytochrome b556 subunit produces the protein MTHRITGFLVFFFLLLHIIDVSLIARPRLYDEVHQLYGNVVLRLFEVGLLFGLVYHSLNGLRIVLIDFFPGVIRREKEVLWGVAILSVVLTILGGTVIMWPFIEGRIL, from the coding sequence GTGACCCACCGCATCACCGGCTTCCTCGTCTTCTTCTTCCTGCTGCTCCACATCATCGACGTGTCGTTGATCGCGCGGCCCCGGCTCTACGACGAGGTGCACCAGCTCTACGGCAACGTGGTGCTGCGGCTGTTCGAGGTGGGCCTGCTGTTCGGCCTCGTGTACCACTCGCTCAACGGCCTGCGCATCGTGCTGATCGACTTCTTCCCCGGCGTCATCCGTCGGGAGAAGGAAGTGCTGTGGGGCGTGGCCATCCTCTCGGTGGTGCTGACGATCCTCGGCGGCACCGTGATCATGTGGCCGTTCATCGAAGGACGCATCCTTTAG
- a CDS encoding metal ABC transporter permease, protein MIPLPYPFDREYMQLALLAGLAVGASAPLIGAFLVQKRLALMGDGIGHLAFAGVAAGLLLGTAPIATALVVAVAGALAIERLRARGQASGDLALALFFYSGIAAGVVLVGASDNFDAGLLTYLFGSILTVSPADAWTVVGLGLAIIAVVAVIGRALFAVVLDEESARVAGLPVDALNAALAALAAVAIVAAMRVVGVLLVAALMVLPVATAQLVAGSFRGTMRLAAVIGVVSVVVGLAVARHGGLPPGGTVVLVAAVLFAVVSVRSWDRGAHRR, encoded by the coding sequence ATGATCCCGCTGCCGTATCCGTTCGACCGCGAGTACATGCAGTTGGCCCTTCTGGCGGGCCTGGCCGTCGGCGCTTCGGCCCCACTCATCGGCGCCTTCCTGGTGCAGAAGCGCCTGGCCCTCATGGGCGACGGCATCGGCCACCTCGCCTTTGCAGGCGTCGCCGCGGGCCTCCTGCTCGGCACTGCGCCCATCGCCACCGCTCTCGTCGTCGCCGTGGCCGGCGCCCTGGCCATCGAGCGGCTGCGGGCGAGGGGCCAAGCTTCGGGTGACCTCGCCCTGGCCCTGTTCTTCTACTCCGGCATCGCCGCGGGCGTGGTGCTGGTGGGGGCGTCCGACAACTTCGACGCGGGCCTGCTCACCTACCTCTTCGGCTCCATCCTCACCGTCTCGCCCGCCGACGCGTGGACGGTGGTGGGCCTCGGCCTCGCCATCATCGCCGTGGTCGCAGTGATCGGACGCGCCCTGTTCGCCGTGGTGCTCGACGAGGAGTCGGCCCGGGTGGCGGGCCTGCCCGTCGACGCCCTCAACGCCGCCCTGGCCGCCTTGGCCGCCGTGGCCATCGTGGCCGCCATGCGGGTGGTGGGCGTCCTCCTCGTCGCTGCCCTCATGGTCCTGCCGGTGGCCACCGCCCAGTTGGTGGCCGGCTCGTTCCGCGGCACCATGCGGCTGGCGGCGGTCATCGGCGTCGTCTCGGTGGTGGTCGGATTGGCCGTCGCCCGCCACGGCGGGCTGCCCCCCGGAGGCACCGTCGTGCTCGTCGCCGCCGTCCTCTTCGCCGTCGTGTCGGTGCGGAGTTGGGATCGCGGCGCGCACCGGAGGTAG
- a CDS encoding metal ABC transporter ATP-binding protein produces the protein MLKAEGISFSYGTDVVLDDVTFAVDPGEFVALVGPNGSGKSTLLRILLGLLRPTRGEVTLFGEAPDRLHDRWRIGYVPQRPALARELPASVEEVVAAGRLARTGWRRRLRAADREEIDHAMRAVALHDLRHRRVRELSGGQQQRAFIAKALAAQPELLVLDEPVAGVDLESQRRFRDSLVHLVAEHQAAVLLVSHELGAVAEDLDRVIVLRHGKVFFDGPPADLRATGVSLGVHEEDLPLWLEGLGDR, from the coding sequence GTGCTGAAGGCCGAGGGCATCTCGTTCTCTTACGGCACCGACGTAGTGCTCGACGACGTGACCTTCGCCGTCGACCCGGGCGAGTTCGTCGCCCTCGTCGGTCCCAACGGCTCGGGCAAGTCGACGCTGTTGCGCATCCTGCTCGGCCTCCTGCGCCCGACCCGAGGCGAGGTCACGCTGTTCGGTGAGGCGCCCGACCGCCTGCACGACCGGTGGCGCATCGGCTACGTGCCCCAGCGCCCCGCCCTGGCCCGCGAACTGCCCGCCTCGGTGGAAGAGGTGGTAGCCGCCGGGCGCCTGGCCCGCACCGGCTGGCGGCGCAGGCTGCGGGCGGCCGACCGCGAGGAGATCGACCACGCCATGCGAGCGGTCGCCCTCCACGACCTGCGCCACCGCCGCGTGCGCGAGCTGTCGGGAGGCCAGCAGCAGCGGGCCTTCATCGCCAAGGCGCTGGCCGCCCAGCCCGAACTGCTGGTGCTCGACGAGCCGGTGGCGGGCGTCGACCTGGAGTCGCAGCGCCGCTTCCGCGACTCCCTCGTGCACCTGGTGGCCGAGCACCAAGCCGCCGTGCTCCTCGTCTCCCACGAGCTGGGTGCGGTGGCCGAAGACCTCGACCGGGTCATCGTCCTGCGCCACGGCAAGGTGTTCTTCGACGGGCCGCCCGCCGACCTGCGGGCCACCGGCGTCAGCCTCGGCGTGCACGAGGAAGACCTGCCGCTGTGGCTGGAAGGCCTCGGCGACCGATGA
- a CDS encoding metal ABC transporter substrate-binding protein: MRRIVLAVLVVFAACGDNRGNDDGRPTVVASFFPLAELARAVGGADVVVHDLTPPGVESHDYEPSTRDIDRIEDADVVLYLGGGFQPAIERTAGRAQKAVDLLASARADGDPHLWLDPTAMVAWVDVVARAVGVDHAGDFRRALRDLDDEYRRRLAPCRSRVIVTTHDAFGHLARRYNLEQQPLTGITPDAEPDPKRLAELADLVRARGVTTVFTEGTDDAKAAEALAREAGVRTAVLSTLEQPVDGGYIAGMRRNLDTLTQALQC, from the coding sequence ATGCGCCGGATCGTTCTCGCCGTGCTCGTCGTGTTCGCCGCCTGCGGTGACAACCGGGGCAACGACGACGGCCGGCCAACGGTGGTCGCCTCGTTCTTCCCCCTGGCCGAACTGGCCCGGGCCGTGGGCGGCGCCGACGTGGTCGTCCACGACCTCACCCCGCCGGGCGTCGAGAGCCACGACTACGAGCCCAGCACCCGCGACATCGATCGCATCGAGGATGCCGACGTGGTGCTCTACCTCGGGGGCGGCTTCCAGCCTGCCATCGAACGCACTGCAGGCCGGGCCCAGAAGGCCGTCGACCTCTTGGCCTCGGCGCGGGCCGACGGCGACCCCCACCTGTGGCTCGACCCCACCGCCATGGTGGCCTGGGTCGACGTGGTCGCTCGCGCCGTGGGCGTCGACCACGCGGGCGACTTCCGTCGAGCGTTGCGCGACCTCGACGACGAGTACCGCCGCCGCCTGGCGCCGTGCCGCAGTCGGGTCATCGTCACCACCCATGACGCCTTCGGCCACCTGGCCCGGCGCTACAACCTCGAACAGCAGCCGTTGACCGGCATCACGCCCGACGCCGAGCCCGACCCCAAGCGCCTGGCCGAACTGGCCGACCTGGTCCGTGCCCGGGGCGTCACCACCGTCTTCACCGAGGGCACCGACGACGCCAAGGCGGCCGAAGCCTTGGCCCGTGAAGCGGGCGTGCGTACCGCCGTGTTGTCGACCTTGGAGCAGCCCGTCGACGGCGGGTACATCGCCGGCATGCGCCGCAACCTCGACACCCTGACGCAGGCACTGCAGTGCTGA
- a CDS encoding transcriptional repressor, which yields MTAELDATAAARLRDSDQRYTESRRRIVGILADAGRPLTIAEVQAAGHGLPQSSVYRNIAVLEQAGVVRRVLAADEFARFELDEDLTEHHHHLVCVSCGSVADFTMSPSLEQTLDRAIDSVGHETGFTVQNHRLDLVGVCAQCARLSN from the coding sequence GTGACGGCCGAGCTCGACGCCACCGCGGCGGCCCGCCTACGCGACAGCGACCAGCGTTACACCGAGAGCCGCCGCCGCATCGTCGGCATCCTGGCCGACGCGGGCCGGCCCCTGACCATCGCCGAGGTGCAGGCGGCGGGCCACGGCCTGCCGCAGAGCTCCGTCTACCGCAACATCGCGGTGCTCGAACAGGCGGGCGTGGTGCGCCGGGTGCTGGCCGCCGACGAGTTCGCCCGCTTCGAGCTCGACGAAGACCTCACCGAGCACCACCACCACCTGGTGTGCGTGTCGTGCGGCTCGGTGGCCGACTTCACCATGTCGCCCTCGCTGGAGCAGACCCTCGACCGAGCCATCGACAGCGTGGGCCACGAGACCGGCTTCACCGTGCAGAACCACCGCCTCGACCTGGTCGGCGTCTGCGCTCAGTGCGCGAGACTAAGCAACTAA
- the serS gene encoding serine--tRNA ligase — MLDVRRLRTDLEATKAALARKGVDATVLDVAAALDARVRDLATKRDDMRGRIKALSKEVGQAHRHGEEDKAEALATESRTLGEEERTLAAEAEAAEARLREILLTTANTPSPDAPEGLTADDNVVVRTVGYDTATYAAHQRVPHWDIGADLGILDLERGAKLSGSMFVMFRKQGATLARALCQLALDRNADAFEEIRPPTLVRTETMVSTGHLPKFEEEAYHLERDDLWAIPTAEVPLTSLARDEILDEADLPMRVMAYTPCFRREAGSAGRDTRGLLRVHEFDKVEILALCTEAQAHALHEELVDRATGTLAALGLAYRVVDLAAGDLSFSAARCFDIEIYAPGCDLWLEASSVSWFGDFQARRANLRYRPQAGGGTTMAHTLNGSALAVPRVWAALVETHRRPDGTVRIPDALRPYMRGAEVIGPS; from the coding sequence ATGCTCGATGTCCGCCGCCTTCGTACCGACCTGGAAGCGACCAAGGCGGCGCTGGCGCGCAAAGGGGTCGACGCCACCGTGCTCGACGTGGCCGCCGCCCTCGACGCCCGGGTGCGCGACCTGGCTACCAAACGCGACGACATGCGGGGCCGCATCAAGGCCCTCTCCAAGGAGGTCGGCCAAGCCCACCGCCACGGCGAGGAGGACAAGGCCGAAGCCCTCGCCACCGAGAGCCGCACCCTCGGCGAGGAGGAACGCACGCTGGCCGCCGAGGCCGAGGCGGCCGAAGCCCGCCTGCGCGAGATCCTGCTGACGACGGCCAACACGCCCTCGCCCGACGCTCCCGAGGGGCTCACGGCCGACGACAACGTGGTCGTGCGCACCGTCGGTTACGACACTGCCACCTACGCCGCCCACCAGCGGGTGCCCCACTGGGACATCGGCGCCGACCTCGGCATCCTCGACCTCGAACGGGGGGCGAAGCTCTCCGGCTCGATGTTCGTGATGTTCCGTAAGCAAGGCGCCACCTTGGCCCGCGCCTTGTGCCAACTGGCCCTCGACCGCAACGCCGATGCCTTCGAGGAGATCCGCCCGCCCACCCTGGTGCGCACCGAAACCATGGTGTCGACCGGCCACCTCCCCAAGTTCGAGGAGGAGGCGTACCACCTCGAACGCGACGACCTGTGGGCCATCCCCACCGCCGAGGTGCCGCTGACCTCGCTGGCCCGCGACGAGATCCTCGACGAGGCCGACCTGCCGATGCGGGTCATGGCCTACACGCCGTGCTTCCGCCGGGAAGCAGGCTCGGCGGGGCGCGACACCCGCGGCCTGTTGCGGGTCCACGAGTTCGACAAGGTGGAGATCCTCGCTCTGTGCACCGAGGCCCAAGCCCACGCGCTGCACGAGGAACTGGTGGACCGCGCCACAGGCACCCTCGCCGCCCTCGGCCTGGCCTACCGGGTCGTCGACCTGGCCGCGGGCGACCTGTCGTTCAGCGCCGCCCGCTGCTTCGACATCGAGATCTACGCCCCCGGCTGCGACCTGTGGCTGGAGGCCAGCTCGGTGTCGTGGTTCGGTGACTTCCAGGCCCGCCGGGCCAACCTGCGCTACCGCCCGCAGGCCGGCGGCGGCACCACCATGGCCCACACCCTCAACGGCTCAGCCCTCGCCGTGCCCCGGGTCTGGGCGGCGTTGGTGGAGACCCATCGCCGGCCCGACGGCACCGTGCGCATCCCCGACGCCCTGCGTCCGTACATGCGGGGCGCCGAGGTGATCGGGCCGTCGTGA
- a CDS encoding ABC transporter ATP-binding protein, producing MPAIDVSSLVVRYGDVVAVDGVSFTASAGEVLALLGPNGAGKTTTVEALEGYRKPSSGTVRVLGMAPGSRELLPRIGVMLQKGGVYPSMHARDALRLFAAYYDDPVPAEELLATVGLEGRAATTPWRRLSGGEQQRLSLALALVGRPSVAFLDEPTAGVDPHGRVLIRSVIRSLRDAGVCVLLTTHELDEAEKLADRVVIVDRGRVVAEGTPDSLMRGGEGVRFGAPAGLDVGALSAALGVAVVEEQPGEYRVEGTSSPQLVAALTAWLAERDLPLADLRVGRHTLEDVFLRLTGGQS from the coding sequence GTGCCCGCCATCGATGTGTCGTCGCTCGTCGTGCGTTACGGCGACGTGGTGGCCGTCGACGGCGTGTCGTTCACCGCCTCGGCCGGGGAGGTGCTGGCGTTGCTGGGGCCCAACGGCGCAGGCAAGACGACCACCGTGGAGGCGCTGGAGGGCTACCGCAAGCCGTCGTCGGGGACCGTGCGGGTGTTGGGCATGGCGCCGGGGTCGCGGGAACTGTTGCCCCGCATCGGGGTGATGCTGCAGAAGGGCGGGGTGTACCCGTCGATGCACGCCCGCGACGCGCTGCGGCTGTTCGCGGCGTACTACGACGACCCTGTGCCCGCCGAGGAACTGCTGGCGACGGTGGGCCTGGAAGGCCGGGCGGCGACCACGCCGTGGCGGCGGTTGTCGGGGGGCGAACAGCAGCGGTTGTCGCTGGCTTTGGCGTTGGTGGGGCGACCGTCGGTGGCGTTCCTCGACGAGCCCACGGCGGGCGTCGACCCGCACGGGCGGGTGCTGATCCGCTCGGTGATCCGGTCGCTGCGCGACGCGGGCGTGTGCGTGCTGCTGACGACGCACGAGCTGGACGAGGCGGAGAAGCTGGCCGACCGGGTGGTGATCGTCGACCGGGGCCGGGTGGTGGCCGAGGGCACGCCCGACTCGCTGATGCGCGGCGGCGAGGGCGTGCGGTTCGGGGCACCGGCGGGGCTCGATGTGGGTGCGCTTTCGGCGGCGTTGGGCGTGGCCGTGGTGGAGGAGCAGCCGGGCGAGTACCGGGTCGAGGGGACGTCGTCGCCGCAGTTGGTGGCGGCGCTGACGGCGTGGTTGGCCGAGCGCGACCTGCCGTTGGCCGACCTGCGGGTGGGGCGGCACACGTTGGAGGACGTGTTCCTGCGGCTGACTGGCGGGCAGTCGTGA